tgtttcaactagtgATGAAGGTGAGTTGTTTATGGCCGTCTAGTCGATCTAGATATGAATATACAAGCTCTAAAGTTTTGAAATGAACAAAACCAGCTTGCTTAATACTTGTCTGTATGACTGGAGGTTGCATTTCATACAAACAACAGTAGATCAAGCTCATGGTATCATCCTTATATTGTTACTTGAGAATTGATGGTAATTAAGGAAGCCTGTATTCTAAATTCATGGATCAACACTTTTGCAGGTTGTACCTTGTCGTGTAATGATGGTTCAGAAGATAGATATGATGGATGCATTATAGCTTCCCATGCACCAGACGCCATAAGAATACTAGGAAAACAAGCAACATATGATGAAACAACTATACTTGGCGCTTTCCAATACATATACAGGTTCAGCTCCTTCTCTTTACCAGATGAATGACACTGCTTGTGATCGTGCTCCTTTCTCTGAAGTGTGGACCATAAGATGTTGAAGCTGATGTTTCCTGTATTTACTTATTGAAATCAATGCCTTTGTACTTCATGTTGACAGCGATATATATCTCCATCGTGATAAAAGTTTCATGCCCCAAAATCCAGCAGCGTGGAGTGCGTGGAATTTCCTGGGGAGCATAGACAACAGACTGTGTTTAACATACTGGCTAAATGTACTGCAGGTGCATGTTCTCTCTATCAGATATTTGAGTGGGTTCATTTTGTAATGATCTTTGTATAATTCATTCATTTTTGTGACTATACCCAAATGATTCCTTGGTTTTTGTGTATGCAGAATATTGAGGATACCAGTCTTCCTTTCCTTGTGACTCTTAATCCACCTCATCAACCAGAAAACATGTTGCTTAAATGGAGAACTGGTCATCCTGTACCCTCTGTCGCGGCAACAAAGGCTTCCCTTGACCTTGGAAATATTCAAGGAAAAAGAGGGATATGGTTTTGTGGAGCATATCAAGGTATAGCTCAATTATTAGATTGTAGAATAATACTGAGTGTAATGCATGCTTCTCTTGATGCAGTCGCCTTTTTTCTGTAACCATAAAACAGAAGACCATAATTGATTTGCTTCCATTTCGAGTATCAATTAacaacaaaataagttcaaattcgATACTTTTCCTTGTCAGTCTCGGAAAACAGTATTTGACTCCTTTCACTGCTCAGACTGGTTAGGACTCTAAGAGTAAGGATATGTACTTGTTTACATTTCAAGTCAGTTGTACTTAAAGTTTCCTTTCCCTTACTTCAGGTTATGGCTTCCATGAGGATGGGTTGAAGGTATAAATCTCTCTGTTTTCTTTTATAAGAATTTCTGTATTCAACATGAAAAGATTTAGAACAAGTAGCAAAACCTAATACAGCACCGGCAGATCCCTCTACAGTACATAATATGCTCTATGTTGTTCTTAGTGTACATAGGTGATAGGTGAACTAGTTGAGTTTCTGAAGATGTTTTAGTTGTTATTTTTCAGGCAGGCATGGTTGCTGCACAAGGTGTGCTTGGAAAAAGCTTCAACATCCTATCAAACCCGAAACAGATGGTGCCTTCTCTGACAGAAGCAGCAGCCTGTCTTTTTGTAACGAGATTCCTCAGGGGATTTATTACTGCTGGTTGTTTGACGTAAGCTCAGTTCCCATTTCAGACACAAATACACCTCAGTTTTACAGTTTTCTTTCTATTTGGCATTCATCTAACTTACTATGACAACATCATACTCACTTACCAACTCTTGTTGAGGTTGAATGTCACCATAAATCTGAGCTCTGAAATGCTTATTACTTGTTTCTTTTCAAATATAACCTTTTCTTTGAAATACAACAGTTTATTGGAGGAGGGTGGCACTATTCTGACATTCGAGGGCTCGAGCAAAAGCTGTCCTCTGAAAGTCGCAATAAGAGTTCACAGCCCTCAGTTTTACTGGAAGGTCTGCTTCTTGATTTTCTTGTGCTATGCGATCTCTtctatattactccctccgtcccactGCCTTAGACGAACTACTTACTAAAAGTACTTTTAACTTCCAACTGGGACATATTCAAACTGGCAAATGTTAAATTTCAACTAGGACAGAGAAAGTAGCTATCTATAGAACTGATGAGCTCAGATATCTTGTTGCAGGTTGCTACACAGGCAGACTTAGGCCTTGCAGATGCATATATTAATGGAGACTTTTCCTTTGTTGATAAAAATGAAGGTCTTATGAATCTTTTCATGGTAAATTAGGATGCTTTTTGTTCAACTGTCCAGATAATACTATTAGCGAGTTCCTTCTAAGTTCTTGCTTGGAAAATTTCTTATGCAGATCTTTATCGCCAACAGAGATTTAGCTTCTGCTTCACAGACTAACAAGAAGAGGTATATTCTGCTTAAAATGATAGCATAACCAATTCCTTGAAAATATCACTTAAATATCAACTTTGTTTCAACTTTGTTCAGGGGTTGGTGGACACCAATGCTTTTTACTGCTGGTATTGCCTCTGCAAAATATTTCTACCATCATGTTTCTAGGCAAAATACACTTACTCAAGCTCGCAGAAATATTTCTCGCCATTACGATTTGGTATGAGTAGTTGGCTAACCTGTTGAACAGATTTCAATGCTATTCTGTTTAGTATGCATGTATATATCTGGCTTCTTCTGATGTTTTTGCGTCAATTTTTCAACTACAGAGTAATGACATGTTTTCCCTCTTTTTGGATGAGACAATGACTTACTCCTGTGCCATCTTTGAGGTATTCTATGTTTTTAAGCATCAAAACATAAACTATCTAGTTAACATGTCCGGTTTTCAACTGTTCTTTTCCCATAATACTCAATAATTTACAGTCTGCAAATGAAGACTTGAAAGATGCACAGATGAGGAAAATCTCTCTTTTACTCGAAAAGGTAATTTTCCCTGTTTCTTGCATTCTCATAAGTCATAACTAGTTCACTGTGACCCCAACCGGCTAAGGTTTACCTGTAAATTAACGTAGGCCAGGGTAGAGAAACATCATGAAGTGCTTGAGATTGGGTGTGGTTGGGGTAGCCTTGCTATCGAAGTTGTGAAGCGAACTGGATGCAGATATACTGGCATTACACTTTCTGAAGAACAACTGACATATGCAGAGCAAAGGGTAAAAGAGGCTGGTTTGCAGGTAATTTAGTTGGGAATGTATCTTTAACTCTTTACATAAAACACAGTGCTTCTGCTTCAATCTAACGTGAAATTTTCACAGGATCGCATAAGGTTTCTTCTCTGTGATTATCGACAATTACCAGACGCCCACAAATATGATAGAATTATCTCCTGGTGAGACCTTAagctctttttcttttctctttttttccccTGAAAAGTTCTGATTCGCTGTTTTATTGCACAGTGAGATGCTTGAAGCTGTAGGGCATGAATTCATGGAGGagtttttccattgttgtgatTCCATCTTAGCAGTTAATGGTGTTCTTGTCCTTCAGGTAATGTCAAAAAAAAGCTAACTCTGCAATCCGATCAGACTTCCTGGTTTTTCATGTATCATGCTAAGAGTTGTAATTGTTTCCTCTTCAGTTTATATCAATACCGGATGAGCGATATGATGAGTACAGAAGAAGCTCAGATTTCATTAAGGAATACATTTTCCCAGGCGGATGCCTACCTTGCTTGAGCCGAGTAACATCAGCAATGACTGCTACGTCCAGACTTTGGTACGTGCAAGTGAAATACGAAATATAAAACACGCGAGTTATTTTGAGAAATTTACTATTGGGTTGCTTTTTGCAGTGTTGAACACATAGAAAATATTGGGATACACTACTATAAAACACTCAGATGTTGGAGGAAAAACTTCTTGGAGCATCAGAGGTTAGTTGGTTAATCAGTTCATCAGTCAGCTCGCACCTTTGGATAATACTGCTGATTTACTGCTATTTCTGAATCTGCAGCAAAATTGTTTCACTCGGATTTGATGAGAAGTTTATCAGAACGTGGGAGTACTACTTTGACTATTGTGCAGCAGGATTCAAGACACGGACACTAGGAAATTACCAGGTACTCTTTGCAAAATCTGCGTCTCTTTTCTTGATGTTTCATTGACAGTGTATCAGTATTACTTACTCGAGGTCTGGTGTAACACAGATTGTTTTTTCACGGCCTGGAAATCTAGCTGCATTTGGTGACCCATTCGCAAGCACACCCTCAGCTAATTAAACGCTGGAGAAGTATTCAGCTGATCTACCTGTTGATTGTTGGCAGCAATTTTTGGTTTATTTTTCAATCGTTATTGCCACGATTTCTGGCATTCTATATTTTTTCCATTGATTAATCTGATTATGATGGCCTAAGTTGATCGTTTGGATGTCAAAAACTGATCTTAAATCTGTTGATAATGGCATATAAATTTTTTTGCAGAGAATGCAGTGTATTTTGTTATGTTCATCTGGTATGGTATTGTTGTCATTGATTGTAAATGCTAAAATCTATTACtgtatactaaaacagacaccaggaattacacatgtcacttcctggtgaaaAAAATTCCCGCCAAAACATTTTGTCTTTCTTtcaattattttttctatattttttgTTGAAAAAGATTATGTacatttgattaaaatattatcatttcttatttattttgtttttagtATAAATTTTTGGTTGTAATTTTATTTCTCTAAAAATAATACTCCTTATTTATGAAATTCTGTCAAGATATTTTATATTCCGTAGTACTTTCTTTTTGAACAATTTTTtgttagttaaatattttattaaaaaatgataaaataataaatttaaaatatccGTGCATACGTCTAATCCAGTGACCGATAATTCGATACCCTTGAGGCCTTCCTAAGCGTAAACTAAACCGTTAACCATGTCAAGAAAATGAAGAATGCTCCCCCGGTAAGTAAACCCTGTAATTATGAGTTAGCTACTTATACTGCAACATTCATCTGCGACAATGACGGCAGTTTTTAAGAATGAAATTAAAGGGAAGAGTAGTTGCTATCACGTCATATGATTTTGTTGCATCTCAATCATACAATGAATTCTAAGGCGACAAAAGAACCTTGGAACTATGTAAATTACATTATAAGATACCTAAATATGATTAACGAAACAAACCCAACCCCACGTCAC
This genomic stretch from Spinacia oleracea cultivar Varoflay chromosome 3, BTI_SOV_V1, whole genome shotgun sequence harbors:
- the LOC130459099 gene encoding uncharacterized protein isoform X2, giving the protein MRVAVVGGGISGLGASYELAKAGVNVVLYEKEDYLGGHAKTVHFDGIDLDLGFMVFNRVTYPNMMELFESLGIEMESSDMSFSVSLDEGRGCEWGSRNGLSGLFAQKTNAVNPYFWKMIQEIIKFKTEVTMYLEELENNPDMDHTETLGHFITSRGYSELFQKAYLVPMCASIWSCPSNTVMNFSAFSIFSFCRNHHLLQIFGRPQWLTVKGRSHCYVNKVREELEVRGVQIKTSCEVHSVSTSDEGCTLSCNDGSEDRYDGCIIASHAPDAIRILGKQATYDETTILGAFQYIYSDIYLHRDKSFMPQNPAAWSAWNFLGSIDNRLCLTYWLNVLQNIEDTSLPFLVTLNPPHQPENMLLKWRTGHPVPSVAATKASLDLGNIQGKRGIWFCGAYQGYGFHEDGLKAGMVAAQGVLGKSFNILSNPKQMVPSLTEAAACLFVTRFLRGFITAGCLTLLEEGGTILTFEGSSKSCPLKVAIRVHSPQFYWKVATQADLGLADAYINGDFSFVDKNEGLMNLFMIFIANRDLASASQTNKKRGWWTPMLFTAGIASAKYFYHHVSRQNTLTQARRNISRHYDLSNDMFSLFLDETMTYSCAIFESANEDLKDAQMRKISLLLEKARVEKHHEVLEIGCGWGSLAIEVVKRTGCRYTGITLSEEQLTYAEQRVKEAGLQDRIRFLLCDYRQLPDAHKYDRIISCEMLEAVGHEFMEEFFHCCDSILAVNGVLVLQFISIPDERYDEYRRSSDFIKEYIFPGGCLPCLSRVTSAMTATSRLCVEHIENIGIHYYKTLRCWRKNFLEHQSKIVSLGFDEKFIRTWEYYFDYCAAGFKTRTLGNYQIVFSRPGNLAAFGDPFASTPSAN
- the LOC130459099 gene encoding uncharacterized protein isoform X1, translating into MRVAVVGGGISGLGASYELAKAGVNVVLYEKEDYLGGHAKTVHFDGIDLDLGFMVFNRETKKSKNIAQVRLDSKNQAIGLAHSELYFFDVTYPNMMELFESLGIEMESSDMSFSVSLDEGRGCEWGSRNGLSGLFAQKTNAVNPYFWKMIQEIIKFKTEVTMYLEELENNPDMDHTETLGHFITSRGYSELFQKAYLVPMCASIWSCPSNTVMNFSAFSIFSFCRNHHLLQIFGRPQWLTVKGRSHCYVNKVREELEVRGVQIKTSCEVHSVSTSDEGCTLSCNDGSEDRYDGCIIASHAPDAIRILGKQATYDETTILGAFQYIYSDIYLHRDKSFMPQNPAAWSAWNFLGSIDNRLCLTYWLNVLQNIEDTSLPFLVTLNPPHQPENMLLKWRTGHPVPSVAATKASLDLGNIQGKRGIWFCGAYQGYGFHEDGLKAGMVAAQGVLGKSFNILSNPKQMVPSLTEAAACLFVTRFLRGFITAGCLTLLEEGGTILTFEGSSKSCPLKVAIRVHSPQFYWKVATQADLGLADAYINGDFSFVDKNEGLMNLFMIFIANRDLASASQTNKKRGWWTPMLFTAGIASAKYFYHHVSRQNTLTQARRNISRHYDLSNDMFSLFLDETMTYSCAIFESANEDLKDAQMRKISLLLEKARVEKHHEVLEIGCGWGSLAIEVVKRTGCRYTGITLSEEQLTYAEQRVKEAGLQDRIRFLLCDYRQLPDAHKYDRIISCEMLEAVGHEFMEEFFHCCDSILAVNGVLVLQFISIPDERYDEYRRSSDFIKEYIFPGGCLPCLSRVTSAMTATSRLCVEHIENIGIHYYKTLRCWRKNFLEHQSKIVSLGFDEKFIRTWEYYFDYCAAGFKTRTLGNYQIVFSRPGNLAAFGDPFASTPSAN
- the LOC130459099 gene encoding uncharacterized protein isoform X3, coding for MCASIWSCPSNTVMNFSAFSIFSFCRNHHLLQIFGRPQWLTVKGRSHCYVNKVREELEVRGVQIKTSCEVHSVSTSDEGCTLSCNDGSEDRYDGCIIASHAPDAIRILGKQATYDETTILGAFQYIYSDIYLHRDKSFMPQNPAAWSAWNFLGSIDNRLCLTYWLNVLQNIEDTSLPFLVTLNPPHQPENMLLKWRTGHPVPSVAATKASLDLGNIQGKRGIWFCGAYQGYGFHEDGLKAGMVAAQGVLGKSFNILSNPKQMVPSLTEAAACLFVTRFLRGFITAGCLTLLEEGGTILTFEGSSKSCPLKVAIRVHSPQFYWKVATQADLGLADAYINGDFSFVDKNEGLMNLFMIFIANRDLASASQTNKKRGWWTPMLFTAGIASAKYFYHHVSRQNTLTQARRNISRHYDLSNDMFSLFLDETMTYSCAIFESANEDLKDAQMRKISLLLEKARVEKHHEVLEIGCGWGSLAIEVVKRTGCRYTGITLSEEQLTYAEQRVKEAGLQDRIRFLLCDYRQLPDAHKYDRIISCEMLEAVGHEFMEEFFHCCDSILAVNGVLVLQFISIPDERYDEYRRSSDFIKEYIFPGGCLPCLSRVTSAMTATSRLCVEHIENIGIHYYKTLRCWRKNFLEHQSKIVSLGFDEKFIRTWEYYFDYCAAGFKTRTLGNYQIVFSRPGNLAAFGDPFASTPSAN